One window of Desulfuromonadales bacterium genomic DNA carries:
- a CDS encoding HlyD family efflux transporter periplasmic adaptor subunit, translating to MHLPGFVLLAVLSLLTACGEKPPSYYQGYAEGEFVQVAAPIGGRLERLAVRRGETVRAGELLFSLEHAAESAAVAEAQKNLEQAENLLNDLLKGERPSELAALAARLEQARVARDLSRVELERRQDLYEANVLSAEERDRARTAFHRDEAAVADLEAQLRTARLGARSDRIEAARAETEAARARLEQARWALAQKSQSAGADASVFDTIFEVGEFVPASLPVVTLLPPGQIKVRFFVPEPAVGTLRIGQRVAVTFDGSGGAIDAVIVFISPRAEFTPPLIYSRETRAKLVFLVEARPAPTDAPRLHPGQPVEVRLEAPP from the coding sequence ATGCATCTGCCAGGGTTCGTCCTGCTGGCTGTCCTGAGCCTGCTGACTGCCTGCGGTGAAAAGCCGCCCAGCTACTATCAGGGCTACGCCGAAGGAGAGTTCGTGCAGGTCGCCGCCCCCATCGGCGGCAGGCTTGAGCGGTTGGCCGTGCGCCGCGGCGAGACGGTACGGGCCGGCGAGCTCCTCTTCAGCCTCGAGCATGCGGCCGAATCCGCGGCGGTGGCCGAAGCGCAGAAGAATCTCGAACAGGCCGAAAACCTCCTGAACGATCTGCTCAAGGGCGAGCGGCCGAGCGAACTGGCGGCGCTGGCGGCGCGCCTGGAGCAGGCGCGGGTGGCCCGCGACCTTTCCCGCGTCGAACTGGAGCGCCGGCAGGACCTGTACGAAGCGAATGTCCTCTCGGCCGAAGAGCGGGATCGCGCCCGCACCGCCTTCCACCGCGACGAAGCGGCGGTGGCCGATCTGGAAGCGCAACTGCGTACCGCCCGGCTCGGCGCCCGCAGCGACCGGATCGAGGCCGCCCGGGCCGAAACGGAAGCCGCCCGGGCCAGGCTCGAGCAGGCCCGCTGGGCACTGGCGCAGAAGAGCCAGAGCGCCGGGGCGGACGCATCCGTTTTCGATACCATCTTCGAGGTTGGGGAGTTCGTGCCGGCTTCCCTGCCGGTGGTCACCCTGCTGCCGCCCGGGCAGATCAAGGTCCGCTTCTTCGTCCCGGAGCCGGCGGTCGGCACGCTGCGGATCGGGCAGAGGGTCGCCGTCACCTTCGACGGCAGCGGCGGGGCAATCGACGCCGTGATCGTTTTCATCTCCCCCCGGGCCGAGTTCACCCCGCCGCTCATCTACAGCCGCGAGACCCGGGCGAAGCTGGTTTTTCTGGTCGAGGCGCGTCCCGCCCCCACCGACGCCCCCCGGCTGCATCCCGGTCAACCGGTGGAAGTGCGTCTGGAGGCGCCGCCGTGA
- the pal gene encoding peptidoglycan-associated lipoprotein Pal, whose protein sequence is MKKSTISLFAAFACLLTLTACAKKPVAPVAETAPAAPVVLTEAAGSSETPVPAPAGLSTEPVNEAAAPAGSVLNLEKVFFEFDAYTLTPQSREILARNAEWLRQHPAASLTIEGHCDERGSDEYNLALGQRRADAAKNFLVSLGIAAERLSGISYGEERPAAAGSDENAWSQNRRAEFR, encoded by the coding sequence ATGAAAAAATCGACCATTTCTTTGTTTGCCGCCTTTGCCTGCCTGTTGACCCTGACTGCCTGCGCGAAGAAACCTGTGGCCCCCGTCGCCGAGACCGCTCCGGCGGCGCCGGTGGTCCTGACCGAGGCGGCGGGCAGCAGCGAGACGCCGGTGCCGGCGCCGGCCGGTCTCAGCACCGAACCGGTGAACGAAGCCGCGGCGCCGGCGGGCTCCGTACTGAACCTGGAGAAGGTTTTCTTCGAGTTCGATGCCTACACGCTGACGCCGCAGTCGCGGGAGATTCTCGCCCGCAACGCCGAGTGGCTGCGGCAGCATCCGGCCGCCAGTCTGACCATTGAGGGGCACTGCGACGAGCGGGGTTCGGACGAGTACAACCTGGCATTGGGCCAGCGCCGTGCCGATGCCGCCAAAAACTTTCTGGTGAGCCTCGGCATTGCCGCCGAGCGCCTGAGCGGCATCAGCTACGGCGAGGAGCGTCCTGCCGCTGCCGGCTCGGACGAGAACGCCTGGTCGCAGAACCGGCGCGCCGAGTTCCGGTAA